In the genome of Marinomonas algicola, the window TGCAGGCAAAACTGACGTAGAACCGTATCGCTTCAAGCACATTTACTGATGCGATTGTTAAGTAAAGTGCTTTCTTCAATTCTTTCATGCTGATAACGACATCACCACGACCCGAAATAGTATGTGTTCCTATGCCTAATGTGTTGTACAGGTTTACCATTTCAATTAGACGATCATAGTATTTTGATACACTATCGGCACGGCGTGTGATTTCTTCATTTACAGTAATATCGTCAAAGACAACGGTAGGATCGTTGACGATATTACGAATAATGTGTGTATAGGAACGGCTGTGGATGGTTTCACTAAATGCCCATGTTTCTATCCATGTTTCTAGCTCTGGTAAAGAGACGATAGGTAGCAAGGCCACATTGGGAGAGCGTCCCTGAACGCTGTCCAGTAATGTTTGGTATTTAAGGTTGCTTAAAAAAATGTGTTGTTCGTGCTCTTCTAGTTTTTGAAAATCTTTGCGGTCTGAGGATAAATCAACCTCTTCTGGTCTCCAAAAAAAAGAGAGCTGTTTTTCAATGAGCTTTTCAAAAATTGGGTGCTTTTGTTGATCGTAGCGAGCAACATTGACATTTTGCCCAAAGAACATGGGTTCTTTCATACTATCAAAACGCTTTCTGTTGAAAGTAGAGTAGCTCATGAGTTGATGTGTTTCCTTTAACTTAATTATATTAATCAGAGTGTTGTTGATAAAGTAAAATGCGGAACGAGAGAGGCTCTATTTCCGCATAGCATGCGAACGGTTTATTATATCTTACATGCACCGCTAGCGCAGTCGTCCATGTCTTCTTGTTTGTCTTCTGCCCCATCGCGAGTGTTGTGATAGTACAAGGTTTTAATGCCTAGCTTGTAAGCCATTAAAAGGTCTTTTAACAACACCTTCATTGGTACTTTATTGGAGTCAAACCTTTGTGGATCATAGTTTGTGTTTGCTGAAATAGACTGATCAATAAACTTTTGCATAATGCCGACTAGCTGTAAGTAACCTTCATTTGAAGGTATGGTCCACAATAATTCGTAATTGTTTTTCAGCTTTTCAAAATCCGGAACCACTTGTTTTAATATA includes:
- the nrdB gene encoding class Ia ribonucleoside-diphosphate reductase subunit beta, whose translation is MSYSTFNRKRFDSMKEPMFFGQNVNVARYDQQKHPIFEKLIEKQLSFFWRPEEVDLSSDRKDFQKLEEHEQHIFLSNLKYQTLLDSVQGRSPNVALLPIVSLPELETWIETWAFSETIHSRSYTHIIRNIVNDPTVVFDDITVNEEITRRADSVSKYYDRLIEMVNLYNTLGIGTHTISGRGDVVISMKELKKALYLTIASVNVLEAIRFYVSFACSFAFAERTLMEGNAKIIKLIARDEALHLTGTQHMLNLMADGRDDPEMAVIARECKEDMINIFIEAAEQEKDWSRYLFKDGSMIGLNAQILSQYVEYITNMRMQAVGLEPYFNTKSNPIPWINSWLVSDNVQVAPQEAEISSYLVGQIDNDLGESDFDDFDL